A genomic window from Pyxicephalus adspersus chromosome 2, UCB_Pads_2.0, whole genome shotgun sequence includes:
- the NEUROG1 gene encoding neurogenin-1: MDRTYSDYDASSQMSFSPSDDEDCLSLQSPSPFSNGHLTSPTQTPEKCQEHKEEKKKRRGRSRVKNEAILHTIKKTRRVKANDRERNRMHNLNSALDELRSILPCFPDDTKLTKIETLRLAHNYIWALSETLRLADQCKDKPENNVMHPGYLSPAGPSSPGSDAGSWMSTASPSSSSFSVCTSNPSSPALSEDCFYGHTENMFSLHTMPQNLMQQHNTCYIQYQ, encoded by the coding sequence ATGGACAGAACCTATTCTGATTATGATGCCTCCAGCCAGATGTCATTTTCTCCATCAGATGATGAGGACTGCCTCAGCCTTCAGTCCCCATCTCCCTTCTCCAATGGTCACCTCACTTCTCCAACACAAACCCCTGAGAAGTGTCAGGAACacaaggaggagaagaagaagaggagaggcAGGAGCAGAGTCAAAAATGAAGCCATTCTTCACACCATCAAGAAGACCAGAAGAGTGAAAGCTAATGACAGAGAGAGGAACAGGATGCACAACCTCAACTCAGCTTTGGATGAGCTCAGGAGCATCTTACCCTGCTTCCCTGATGACACCAAGCTGACCAAGATTGAGACCCTGAGGCTTGCCCATAATTATATCTGGGCTCTCTCCGAAACTCTCAGGCTAGCTGACCAGTGCAAAGACAAGCCTGAGAACAATGTGATGCACCCTGGCTACCTGAGTCCTGCAGGACCATCCAGCCCTGGCAGTGATGCTGGATCCTGGATGTCTACAGCCTCtccatcctcctcctccttttcagTATGCACCTCAAACCCAAGCAGCCCAGCTCTGTCTGAAGACTGTTTCTATGGGCATACAGAGAACATGTTTTCACTACACACCATGCCACAAAACCTTATGCAGCAGCACAACACCTGCTATATTCAATACCAGTAG